A DNA window from Hoplias malabaricus isolate fHopMal1 chromosome 5, fHopMal1.hap1, whole genome shotgun sequence contains the following coding sequences:
- the arl8a gene encoding ADP-ribosylation factor-like protein 8A encodes MIALFNKLLDWFKALFWKEEMELTLVGLQYSGKTTFVNVIASGQFSEDMIPTVGFNMRKITKGNVTIKLWDIGGQPRFRSMWERYCRGVSAIVYMVDAADPEKIEASKNELHNLLDKPQLQGIPVLVLGNKRDLMGALDEKELIERMNLSAIQDREICCYSISCKEKDNIDITLQWLIQHSRTRRS; translated from the exons ATGATCGCGTTATTCAATAAACTACTGGACTGGTTTAAAGCCCTATTCTGGAAGGAGGAGATGGAGCTCACTCTTGTGGGGTTGCAATATTCCGGCAAAACGACGTTTGTGAACGTGATCGCG tctggtCAATTCAGTGAGGATATGATCCCAACGGTGGGCTTTAACATGCGGAAGATCACTAAAGGAAATGTCACCATCAAG ctctgGGATATCGGAGGTCAGCCGAGGTTCCGCAGTATGTGGGAGAGATACTGTCGAGGGGTCAGTGCGATAGT gtATATGGTTGATGCTGCAGATCCAGAGAAGATTGAAGCCTCTAAGAATGAACTGCACAATTTGTTAGATAAACCACAGCTACAAGGCATTCCT GTGTTGGTTTTGGGGAATAAGAGGGACCTAATGGGAGCGCTTGACGAGAAGGAGCTGATCGAAAGAAT GAATCTGTCGGCCATTCAGGACCGAGAGATCTGCTGCTACTCCATCTCCTGTAAAGAGAAGGACAACATCG ATATCACACTACAGTGGCTGATCCAGCATTCCAGAACAAGGAGGAGCTGA